From the Osmerus eperlanus chromosome 19, fOsmEpe2.1, whole genome shotgun sequence genome, one window contains:
- the LOC134039870 gene encoding solute carrier family 35 member F2-like isoform X1, giving the protein MDKEKYVYVGLPQKQKAMEGPERGALPGCECCSSPAAWVRASKDVLTWRLLKTISMGQALSLLICGTAVSCQYLAEAGVETPMMQSFLNYALLLLTYTAALCCRKGDGNIWQILKTRWWKYLLMGLTDVEANYAVVKAYQFTTLTSIQLLDCFVIPVLMVLSWFFLKTRYRPVHFVGVAVCLLGVGAMVGADLLAGRDQGSTHAVLLGDGLVLVSAALYAVSNVCQEYTVKNLGRVEFLGMMGLFGTAISGVQLVVLETNAVAAIKWDLKIAGLFVAYALCMYGLYSCMPLVVKMTSATAVNLSLLTADLFSLFCGLFLFHYTFSGLYIVSFVVITVGFIMFNAVPTHAPHPPPGPEEEDKTPSEEEVSPQGLREEVGPQGLQEEERGEEREESCFRRPVVTYVTERCTRM; this is encoded by the exons ATGGACAAGGAGAAATATGTCTATGTAG GTTTACCTCAGAAGCAGAAGGCGATGGAGGGCCCAGAGCGAGGAGCCCTGCCAGGCTGTGAGTGTTGCAGCAGCCCTGCTGCCTGGGTCAGAGCGAGCAAGGATGTTTTAACATG GCGCCTGCTGAAGACCATCTCCATGGGCCAGGCGCTGTCTCTGCTCATCTGTGGGACAGCCGTGAGCTGCCAGTACCTGGCGGAGGCCGGCGTGGAGACGCCCATGATGCAGAGCTTCCTCAACTACGCACTGCTTCTGCTCACCTACACCGCTGCCCTCTGCTGCCGGAAGG GTGATGGGAACATCTGGCAGATTTTGAAGACCAGATGGTGGAAGTATCTGTTAATGGGTCTGACAGATGTGGAGGCAAACTATGCAGTAGTGAAGGCCTACCAGTTCACCACCCTGACCAGCATACAG CTTCTGGACTGTTTCGTGATCCCCGTATTGATGGTGCTCTCCTGGTTCTTTCTGAAGACGCGCTATAGGCCGGTTCACTTTGTGGGcgtggctgtgtgtctgctgggggTGGGGGCCATGGTGGGGGCAGATCTGCTGGCCGGACGAGACCAGGGATCCA CCCATGCCGTGCTGCTGGGGGACGGGCTGGTGCTGGTGAGCGCAGCGCTGTACGCCGTCTCTAACGTGTGTCAGGAGTACACTGTGAAGAACCTGGGCCGCGTCGAGTTCCTGGGCATGATGGGCCTGTTCGGAACCGCCATCAGCGGAGTACAGCT AGTTGTGCTCGAAACGAACGCGGTAGCAGCGATAAAATGGGATTTAAAAATAG CCGGGCTGTTTGTGGCCTACGCCCTGTGCATGTACGGGCTGTACAGCTGCATGCCACTGGTGGTGAAGATGACCAGTGCCACGGCCGTCAACCTGTCTCTGCTCACCGCTGACCTCTTCAGCCTCTTCTGTGGACTGTTCCTCTTCCACTACACA tTCTCCGGCCTGTACATCGTGTCCTTCGTGGTGATCACGGTGGGATTCATCATGTTCAACGCCGTGCCCACCCacgcccctcacccccctcccggccctgaagaggaggacaagacgcccagcgaggaggaggtgagCCCCCAGGGCCTGCGGGAGGAGGTGGGCCCCCAgggcctgcaggaggaggagcggggagaggagcgggaggagagcTGCTTCAGAAGGCCGGTTGTCACGTACGTCACAGAACGTTGCACCAGGATGTAG
- the LOC134039870 gene encoding solute carrier family 35 member F2-like isoform X2, translating to MEGPERGALPGCECCSSPAAWVRASKDVLTWRLLKTISMGQALSLLICGTAVSCQYLAEAGVETPMMQSFLNYALLLLTYTAALCCRKGDGNIWQILKTRWWKYLLMGLTDVEANYAVVKAYQFTTLTSIQLLDCFVIPVLMVLSWFFLKTRYRPVHFVGVAVCLLGVGAMVGADLLAGRDQGSTHAVLLGDGLVLVSAALYAVSNVCQEYTVKNLGRVEFLGMMGLFGTAISGVQLVVLETNAVAAIKWDLKIAGLFVAYALCMYGLYSCMPLVVKMTSATAVNLSLLTADLFSLFCGLFLFHYTFSGLYIVSFVVITVGFIMFNAVPTHAPHPPPGPEEEDKTPSEEEVSPQGLREEVGPQGLQEEERGEEREESCFRRPVVTYVTERCTRM from the exons ATGGAGGGCCCAGAGCGAGGAGCCCTGCCAGGCTGTGAGTGTTGCAGCAGCCCTGCTGCCTGGGTCAGAGCGAGCAAGGATGTTTTAACATG GCGCCTGCTGAAGACCATCTCCATGGGCCAGGCGCTGTCTCTGCTCATCTGTGGGACAGCCGTGAGCTGCCAGTACCTGGCGGAGGCCGGCGTGGAGACGCCCATGATGCAGAGCTTCCTCAACTACGCACTGCTTCTGCTCACCTACACCGCTGCCCTCTGCTGCCGGAAGG GTGATGGGAACATCTGGCAGATTTTGAAGACCAGATGGTGGAAGTATCTGTTAATGGGTCTGACAGATGTGGAGGCAAACTATGCAGTAGTGAAGGCCTACCAGTTCACCACCCTGACCAGCATACAG CTTCTGGACTGTTTCGTGATCCCCGTATTGATGGTGCTCTCCTGGTTCTTTCTGAAGACGCGCTATAGGCCGGTTCACTTTGTGGGcgtggctgtgtgtctgctgggggTGGGGGCCATGGTGGGGGCAGATCTGCTGGCCGGACGAGACCAGGGATCCA CCCATGCCGTGCTGCTGGGGGACGGGCTGGTGCTGGTGAGCGCAGCGCTGTACGCCGTCTCTAACGTGTGTCAGGAGTACACTGTGAAGAACCTGGGCCGCGTCGAGTTCCTGGGCATGATGGGCCTGTTCGGAACCGCCATCAGCGGAGTACAGCT AGTTGTGCTCGAAACGAACGCGGTAGCAGCGATAAAATGGGATTTAAAAATAG CCGGGCTGTTTGTGGCCTACGCCCTGTGCATGTACGGGCTGTACAGCTGCATGCCACTGGTGGTGAAGATGACCAGTGCCACGGCCGTCAACCTGTCTCTGCTCACCGCTGACCTCTTCAGCCTCTTCTGTGGACTGTTCCTCTTCCACTACACA tTCTCCGGCCTGTACATCGTGTCCTTCGTGGTGATCACGGTGGGATTCATCATGTTCAACGCCGTGCCCACCCacgcccctcacccccctcccggccctgaagaggaggacaagacgcccagcgaggaggaggtgagCCCCCAGGGCCTGCGGGAGGAGGTGGGCCCCCAgggcctgcaggaggaggagcggggagaggagcgggaggagagcTGCTTCAGAAGGCCGGTTGTCACGTACGTCACAGAACGTTGCACCAGGATGTAG